The following DNA comes from Riemerella anatipestifer ATCC 11845 = DSM 15868.
TTATGACCGAGTGTCTAAGCTTGTTTCTACCGAAAACATTTTTGTTATTACTAATAAAGAGTATGTTAGTTTGACATCGGAGCAATTACCAGAGTTACCTTTCCAGAACATTATAGGAGAGCCTATGATGAAAAACACTGCTGCCTGTAACATCTATATGGCTAATATTATTTCAGAGCAAAATCCAGATGCTCAAATAATAGTTACACCTGCAGACCACCTTATTTTAAAGGAAGATAGGTTTTTAGACAAAGCTCTATTGGGGTTAAATATTGCTGCGGAAAATGATTATTTAATCACATTGGGAATCACGCCTACGCGTCCAGATACAGGGTACGGCTATATTCAGTTTGTGGAAGAGAAAGGTATGCCATTACTAAAAGTAAAAACCTTTACCGAAAAACCTAATTTAGAAATTGCTAAAACATTCTTGGAGGCAGGAGATTTCCTTTGGAATGCGGGGATATTTATTTGGTCCGCTAAAAGTATTATAAAAGCATTCTCCAAGCATCTGCCTGAGATGAAGCATCTTTTTGACGAATGTGATTATGACGCTAATGAAACTGAGCCTAATTGTATAGAAAAAATATATCCAAAGGCAGAGAAAATATCTATTGATAACGGGATTATGGAGAAGGCAGATAATGTCTATGTGATTCCAGCTGACCTTGGTTGGAGCGATTTAGGAACTTGGAACTCTGTCTACGACAATGCAGAAAAAAACGACGAGCAAAATTCTATCAATTCCAAATATATTTTAACTTATAACTCTAAAGGCAATGTGATAAGGT
Coding sequences within:
- a CDS encoding mannose-1-phosphate guanylyltransferase → MEYNKNHYCVIMAGGIGSRFWPLSTQSYPKQFQDILGVGRTMIQQTYDRVSKLVSTENIFVITNKEYVSLTSEQLPELPFQNIIGEPMMKNTAACNIYMANIISEQNPDAQIIVTPADHLILKEDRFLDKALLGLNIAAENDYLITLGITPTRPDTGYGYIQFVEEKGMPLLKVKTFTEKPNLEIAKTFLEAGDFLWNAGIFIWSAKSIIKAFSKHLPEMKHLFDECDYDANETEPNCIEKIYPKAEKISIDNGIMEKADNVYVIPADLGWSDLGTWNSVYDNAEKNDEQNSINSKYILTYNSKGNVIRLKESNKLAIIDGLQDYIVVDTEKALLICPRENDQKIKDFVLDLKNIKSGEDFM